The Elusimicrobiota bacterium nucleotide sequence TGTCCCCGGGGAAATTATATTTTGTAAGAAGTTCTCTTACTTCCATTTCTACTAAATCAATAAGTTCTTTATCCGTAACAAGATCTACCTTGTTCAAATATACAACTATATACGGAACGTTCACCTGTCTGGCTAAAAGTATGTGTTCCCTTGTCTGCGGCATCGGCCCATCTGTCGCTGATACCACAAGTATCGATCCGTCCATCTGCGCTGCGCCGGTTAACATGTTCTTTACGTAGTCTGCATGGCCCGGGCAGTCTATATGGGCGTAGTGCCTTTTATCTGAAGAATATTCTACATGGCTTAGTGCTATTGATAAGATCTTTGTCTCGTCTCGTCTTCCTTGCGATTCAGATGCTTTGGCTATCTCATCGTAGGTGATATACTTCGCTAACCCTTTGCCTTCTAGCACCTTCGTTATCGCTGCTGTCAGCGTCGTTTTGCCGTGGTCTACGTGCCCGATTGTCCCTACGTTTACGTGGGGCTTTGATCTGTCAAATTTTGCCTTTGCCATTTTGGTACCTCCACTTTAACTGCAGGTTAAGGTTAAGGTTAAGGTTAAGGTTAAGAAAACACATTTGACCTTAACAGTTCTAGCTTAAACCCGCAATATTTTAAACTCGAAATTTCTGCTTAACCTAAACCTGTTTTACTCTCAACCTGTCGTCTAGGCTTTTATCTTCTCCAAAATTTTGTCCGAAATCTGCTTTGGAACCGTTTCGTAATGAGAAGGTTCCATATTGTAGTTTCCTCTCCCCTGTGAAAGCGAGCGCAATGTCGTGGAATACCCAAACATCTCTGCAAGAGGAACCTGGCCATGTATATATTGAAGTTTATTTTTTGATTCCATATTCAATATTTTTCCACGGCGCGAATTTAGATCCCCTATAACGTCTCCCATATAATCTTCCGGAACGATTACTTCTATTTTCATTATTGGTTCAAGAATTACGGGACTCGCGTGTTTTGCGCCGTCTTTAAGCGCCATTGAAGCGGCGATTTTAAAAGCCATTTCAGAAGAGTCAACTTCATGAAACGATCCGTCGAACAAAGTAACCTTAAGATCTACGAGAGG carries:
- a CDS encoding GTP-binding protein, whose translation is MAKAKFDRSKPHVNVGTIGHVDHGKTTLTAAITKVLEGKGLAKYITYDEIAKASESQGRRDETKILSIALSHVEYSSDKRHYAHIDCPGHADYVKNMLTGAAQMDGSILVVSATDGPMPQTREHILLARQVNVPYIVVYLNKVDLVTDKELIDLVEMEVRELLTKYNFPGD